ttgtgaaatttttaatttgcagaAAATGTCCGTACCGGAAATAGAGGACCTGAAAAGTGTGGTACAGCCGCATCTAGCTGGCGGTGAGTTGCAGTCGTATAGCACTCGTTATCTCACCAAGCCAGGCGACAACTATGGCAGCTGCATGCTGGCCATAGCTGCTAAAATTAAGAGACCAAATGGGCTCATCGAGGAACTGCCTTTAATTGCGAAATTGCCTCCTGTGACGAACGATTTATACTGGCAAATATTTCAACCGGAACGCACTTGTATTACTGAGAACAAAATGTACGAGATTGTAGTACCAGAAATACATCTATTGCAACTTGAAGCTGGCTTATCCCAGGATAAATTGTTTGATGGTCTTCCCGCTTACTATGGAAGTCGAATATCACTTGATCCAAATGCTACCAAAGTTGACAGAGATGCTGTTCTAGTGCAGGAAAATCTCCAGCTGTCTGGCTATAGAGCTGGCAATCGTCACAAAATGTTCGATTACGTTCATGCGAAACTCGTCTTGGAATATATGGCACAGTATCATGCACTACCTATAGCTTTGCGTATTAAAAAGCCAGAGTTATTCGCAAGAACCATACGCCCATACTTCAACCGCTTCAACATGAATACCACAATGGGCGATGAAATGAAAAACGAAATGCGTAGCGTGAGTATTTTTATCAATGGCCTGCATTTCACCTCAGAAACTAttgaaataaacttaaaaaaaaaatctgtttctCAAGGAATTACGTGAAGATCTGCAATTGGCCACTAACAATAATGAAGAAGCGATCAATGAAATTCTAGAGAGGTTTCAAGTCTATGATAAATGGTTGGAACAATCAGAAGCTGTCGATGGATTATATACCAGCTTGGTACACTGCGATTTGTGGATAAACAACATCATGTTTAAATATGGTATACAACTAATAttcaaaatgcaattttttttgtaatctgttacattttataaatgaaaatgtatttttctttttgttttttaatagaCGACAGCGATCAACCCACGCAGTTAAAATTTGTAGACTTTCAAATAGCACAATATGAGTCCTGTGCGCacgatattatatttttcctcTTCTCCAGCGTCGATTCCGCCGTGCTTGAAGATAATTTCGAGAGtttcttgaaaatttattatgacGCTTTTATACATAATCTGGAAGAAATGCAAATCAATACTGATGATTACTCCTATGAAgggtaggtatatatgtatatacgaaggCATGGCCTGCCGAGCGGTAAGCACCGCTTGAGAAAGCTTTTTCCCAAAAGCCGAAATGTCTTCAAAACTCTCAGCAACATTaacatatttctaataaaatttgtactaattttattaattagatTTTTGAACGAAGTGCGACGTGTGGGCCCAATTGAAATTCCACATCCGATTTTTATGACAAAAGTTATTTTAGCAGACAACAGCACACTTCCGGAAGATTTCAAGGATCTAGATATGactattttaagtaaaaatcgTGGACTGCACACGATTACTAAACGAATGGAAGATGTTTTGCGGCtggcgaaaaaatttaaaatgatttaacAATGTATAGAATAGGAGTATTATCTTTGCAAAGATTTATTTATTCAGTCTAAGCTAAAGTATCGCAGATATATGagaaataattacattttatttatttggttttattcTCTAATGCTGCAAGAATGTTGACTTTGCCTACCGAAAAGACATAAGAGACTTCGATGCTTCTGCTCCAAACGAACCTACGGTACAAAGTTGCGTTCACCTTTTCAACCAAAATTGCCGGGCTTATTACCGAATATAGATTTATGAGTGAAAAATAGCCGATGTATAATTGTATACCGCAGATTACTTCTCACTAAAGATCAacgcaaatttaataaaaattgctatATATTTCTCAACATAACCTTCATTTAGCTTAATACATATGGCCCAGCGATTAAAAATACGggtttatagttttatttaattctatATCATGTTTAAAATGTTGTCCTAAACTCTCAAGTTGGTCCgaataatagttttggagatattccATGATCTTAATGACATTTTTATAGAGGTCATCAAGACATTGTTAACAAagattttttgttcaataacAACTAATTAAAAAACTCGAGACCAAatataaattctttttaaaaactcctggcaaaaataaaattttcattttgtttgtttttcctcCATAAGAAGTTTTGCTGTGAACGCAAATATctagaaggtgcaggttcgacaatGGACATTTCAACCGGGGATGAAGATTTAACTACTTAATTcaactttaattattatttccctcattctttacaattttttcatataatttaattaattttatttgtattactcTTATTTTCCTTGATATGTAGATATGCCAAAGAACATCTGTGGCGTGGTGCTGTGGTGTAATTTGCTTATCGAACTTGAGCTTTTCGATGTTTCCTCATAACAATTTGCATTTTAGTACAACTAACATTTGCGCCTTCGTATTCGTTAACATTCTCTGTTTGcgctttatatatttaataacattctctgcctaaaagtatgctttccagttattttattccaaatagATTATCAGCAGAGAATGTTAACTGATCGACAGATATAAGAGCTGTTAAAGTTCTTTCACATTATGGACGATGTTTATAACCATTCCTTGAtcaatttaaaacatatttgatCGAATGTTAAAACACGTAAAGCAacgaagaacgaatagagctagTCGTTATGTTTAACCAGTACTATAATAATTTAGTATGTTTGTCTCCCGATTTTTTCCTTTTGTCCCTAGCTCTCCCATTAACAATGCCACACATAGTGTCCTCTGAGGTAGATGTAAAGGAACTTCCACACCGTTTTTGCTTTCGCTCCTTGTGCAAATCcgcaaaattatattaaaaacaaattaattatgtaTCAATACaactgtttttaaataatttatactatTAACGCAAAAATGACAAACAAGAAAACGCCGCAATCTCATATAATCATCTATAAGTTATAGATAACCCCTTATGTTTGACTGATTAATGATGATTTGATGTCAGACAGATAGAATTACTAAGAACCTCCACTCGAAAAGTGTAATTGCGAACGCACTCATAGTCGAGTGTGGCGAACTAGGGGATCAAGTTAACTGATAAGCTTGTTGGACAGTTTTTAAACTCTCGCAATATGTTGCTACAGTATAGCAGTTTTGtgcacctaacggttgtttgtatcaccaaactgatacatatgtaaatgacaaAAGACGAGGCGAGTTGAAATGCGATTGATTGTTTGTCAAGAGATGAAGAAGGCTTGAAAAAActacaactacatatgtacttatgttacTTGACACCCAAGTGCGGTTGGTACTACAGATGGTCGTAATCGTGCGTAAAGTGTCGTTACTAAGCACTCAATTAAGCTAGAAAATGTGGTACAGGAGAGCACAGTAGCCCCGTaggctaaaaaaattattaagtggGCGCGGCCACGCCCCTAAAtgatttgtaaatacatatcttCCAAACCGCTAAAGCTAAAGCAGTCAAACTTGGTGAGAAGAAGTCTTTTTGGTTGACTTTTTACGCATCTATCAGGAAATATGTAAGAAATCTTAAGAAAATTCGGATAGCCTCTTTCTAACAACAGTCTATCTTCATGGCTGTGATTGTGAATAATGGATGCAACACGTCttacttttagtaaaaatatttaccatatcACTTTATCTTGCgtaaaaaatgttcggttacacccaaaCGAAGTCCTTCCTTACTAGCTATACAAACATTTGTGTGTAAAAATGTAAGCAAACGCAATTTATTGCCAATGACAATGAAGTCAAGTAATGTTAATGCCTCAGTTTATCAAACCGAAGTCAAATATGTACTTCAataagaatacatacatacattcctaAATACATAAGAACTTATCTAACCATATGTATAACAGTATTGAAACACATAATAATTAAGATTTTCATTCACCCGCTGCATGTAAGCATACGGTTGCTTCTCAAAGGCAAGAGAATTGGAAGCCATAAAATCGCTTAACAATccttactattttttgaaaattgggTAAATTGCTGGTATTTTCATAGCTTCGCTTATGCTTGTTTGTAAAAaagttcgtatgtatgtatgtatgtatatacatatattcatgtattatacataagtatatatacggAAATTGTCCCTCCTTGGGCATGATCGAATTTCGCAAAACCAGAGTTTTCTTCGGATCATAAGGACTGAGTAATCGTTCAAAAGTAGCACAGAGCTTTTTGCATCCGCTTATAACAAATAATGCCAAATACtcacaacatacatatgtatataccattaCAAAACAACCAGACTaagtgtaaatacatatattcataaaatttaaatatttttccagtgcATCATATTAAAGAAGAAAGAGTATGCCTTATCTCTGATATGTGCGAGGTGCTCTTAAAGTCTGTCAAGCAGAATGTGAGTTTTGGAATTAAGTGTCCATACTTTTTAAACGTTGTTTTGGTATACAAACTCTTTGCACTTTATTATGCTCATTCAGACACCACCCTATTATTGTCCAGTATTCAAAAACTCAAATCCTGATTTTCTTCATATGTTTTAGCTTGAGACAAATAAGGAAAACAGAACACAGCAGTTATGCCAGGATTTTAATCAATTCTTTccgattttcattttcttaataaaacatttattttgttgtaagcGAATATATAACCTAATAATAGACGACtgtaaaaagcttttatttatggTTTCTTTTCCTTGAGGTCAACAGCAGAAAAGAAAACGCATTCGCTTTAGTTTCAACCCAtactctatatatgtacatacatatgtttattacaACTAATTACTAATTGATTTAATTCAAAggcataatataaatatgtatgcgaaatataaaaatatatcatgtATAcccagatacatatgtatattagtatgtacatatgtatatattttgaccTTATCTTTCAAGCCAAGAATTATTCGAAATGGGAAACAAACATGTTTACTTGTTTATCTGAAATGTCTTCagtacttacataaatacatacatatttatttgtttgcatgtTTGTAAAAAAGTGTGTATGTTTATTTCGTGGCGGCTGAAGCGATCGGCTACTATGCGTTATGCGATTACACACATAGACAAAAGTGTTCGTGATTATGCTTATTTCTCGTTTATAGGCAATGGCAAGACTATTGAAAGAACATCTTACTAGTTTTTAAcagatattaaaatatttttttatttaagcacagtaaaatttattatattttaagatgCTTATAAGAACAACcctaaaaatttgtatttttattacgtCTAGAAACACTTGGAACTAATCTTATGTGAACCAGTAAGGGTTTAATGGGGactacaaataaattaattcgtGCACTGAATTCATCATATTAAAGTAGATATGGTGCGAATATCGTACGAAATGAGAATATTTGCACTTACATATCtctgtgcatatacatatgtatgtatattgaattgaAGTCTGTCATaaacaaatatgaatataatatataagtacgCTATATATATGAATATCGAAATATGTACGAATATGTCTTATTTGTAAGTGTTTATATGTCTTCGGTGGTTTAGTCTTGGTCTAACAAACAGAATAACAAGAGGCGAATTCGAAAGCACAACAAAGAGGCGGAAATGTTATTCATATTCACTTTGCTTGGGTTCAATGGCATGTGAAAGTGAAAATGCATAGAACCTAGGAAGATACGTATGTACTTACTAATACTttcatatgtaacgggtgatttttttgaggttaggattttcatgcattagtatttgacagatcacgtgggatttcagacatggtgtcaaagagaaagatgctcagtatgctttgacatttcatcatgaatagacttactaacgagcaacgcttgcaaatcattgaattttattaccaaaatcagtgttcggttcgaaatgtgtttcgcgctttacgtccgatttatgatgaggctcatttctggttgaatggctacgtaaataagcaaaattgccgcatttggggtgaagagcaaccagaagccgttcaagaactgcccatgcatcccgaaaaatgcactgtttggtgtggtttgtacgctggtggaatcattggaccgtattttttcaaagatgctgttggacgcaacgttacggtgaatggcgatcgctatcgttcgatgctaacaaactttttgttgccaaaaatggaagaactgaacttggttgacatgtggtttcaacaagatggcgctacatgccacacagctcgcgattctatggccattttgagggaaaacttcggacaacaattcatctcaagaaatggacccgtaagttggccaccaagatcatgcgatttaacgcctttagactattttttgtggggctacgtcaagtctaaagtctacagaaataagccagcaactattccagctttggaagacaacatttccgaagaaattcgggctattccggccgaaatgctcgaaaaagttgcccaaaattggactttccgaatggaccacctaagacgcagccgcggtcaacatttaaatgaaattatcttcaaaaagtaaatgtcatgaaccaatctaacgtttcaaataaagaaccgatgagattttgcaaattttatgcgtttttttttttttaaaaagttatcaagctcttaaaaaatcaccctttacatgtgTTAATACATTATATTGAACAAGTCTTtaaatgtatgtgcatacatacatatgtcttgtACAGAACTTCATACATATGCAGATGCCTACGTACACATGTTTTAATTGATTGCagtcagcaacaacaaaaactttagaTATAATACGTTTCTGTTTTGATTGCGATTTTAGTAcgaacatttaaagaaaacaatgtaATTGATACTGTGACATAAAATATGCATGCGATAAttcgcatatacataagtacatatgtacatatatggacatatttacatatttatatttataaaacacaTTCATTCGAATAGTTTTCATACATACGAATGTGTGGTATGCgcatacaaatttatgtatgtatgtacatatagtggGAATAAAATTTGCtgattataatattttacagtcataactttgtgtacgtatgtatgcatgtatgaacGTACATGTGTTAATCGGAATAAAGTCAACACGAGCAggttttaaaaacaacaatatttaccACACAATATGATAATAAAGTTGTTTAGCTGgctttgtttgaaaatatgcaatattatgCACCTAGGCTCcatatgcaaatgcatacatacttatgcccttgtatacatattatacatatgcacatactatgtatatacacaaaaacttctGTGTTCGCAGTTatgaatgcatatgtatgaactggTAGCTATAAAgaccaataaaattaaatagctTACCTTCTTTCTATCAAGAGCTATGTTTCGATTTCCTTTACCACTCGGATCAATATTTGAGGAGGCTATAAAGCTCTTCTCTGATAATACTTGAGAGTGGTAGACTCTCCCGGCATTGCTAAGATTGAATGTTTTCATGGCATGGAAAAATACTAAAACCTTAACTTGCCAAGATTATTGAATCATGTGACCTTTTGTGGGATATTGAAGTTCCCACAAGCCTTAGGACATCATAATGTGAATTGGACTTCATATTTCATATGGAATGTGATTGCTTATGGAGTATTCAATGATCTACGTGGAGTACTCGCACTTTTTGCATGGTATTGTGAATACATACTGTATGTACgcactacatatatgtatgtatgtgtgaatgcgGTGTAACAAATGTGGAAGTTGTTCATATCGTTCACATCAAGGCTGTTATTGACATTTAAACATTTGTTTCCATTTAGCTGCTTTAAGTATATTTTACATACAGTGGCTTATGTATATGActatgtaaaataaatgtatgtctATCTtatgtattacatacatatgtacagctgctggcagctaattagaaacgctCTTTTTTTAAAGGTGGTCAatgagtaaaataataaaatgctttgattatttttcgcttaattcaaaataacccagccaaccacggctacccgcttgtgacaaatatttcaatacaactacacattttttctctttgcactaacaccaacgcacattttagggttattttttgttgtatgatcacatgtatacgtacgtgagtgggttaaatattcggtcggcctaagacacactctatatgtttatcccctcgtttaccaccatgttacccactgattTTACCCGCTGATGGTTTGCAGGGAAGTAGCGTTTCTATTAGCTGTCTACAGCTGTATATATctaattatataagtatatgcatacatatgtgtaaatacatatatctgacTTATTTGCCTATTTATTCAGTTcgatttttaattcaaatgtataCATACCATATGTAGTACGTATATGAAAGCTATATATCtctttacatatgcatatcaaaGCAGTTGTCCGCAAGCCGACATAAAATTAGCGAGCCTAAGGTTTACATAGTGAACTGcattattattcttttattgtatgtttgtaagtttAACTCATTAATAGTAATGATTAAGCAAGAACAAAACCACCTCATGAATGTACTGTTTGCGACGCAgagaaaatttagtatttcattTGGCTCACTGTTCTACGAAGCTCCTTTCCTCAGGCTCACGGTCAGATACGTTTACGTTTTCTAATTAGTTCAAGAGCTTGGATCTAGGTCTCTACTATTGATATTTATAACTGGTAATGTCAAGAAGGTAACAAGTATTATTCAAAGTTATTCAATAACGGAGTTCTCGCAGTTTCTCtcccaaaaaaaataattggatttttattttattaaagtagTAACGTTACGGCCACATCGGACACTGGGGATCAGAAGTCAatcatattttgttatattactTTTGGTTCTCAACATAACACGAGTTGACAATGTGATTCTGTTCCGCTAAGttgatattatatattgtaaattttttgtctaCACCTTATTCGTTTGTTGATATTTGCCTATTTGGCACGCAAACAGACTTTACTCTTTCATCGCATATCgagtaaacatacatacatctgtatgtataaGTAGTTGCTCGAGGAAATTCGTACTAAAAATaccacttttattttattatttaatttatgtatttcaaatGCTCACGCAGGCTCAGCTGATTTAGAGAGCattttgatatatacatatgtagttatatacgtacataaatacatatgaacaCACGTGGGTGAAAACACTGGGAAAAGACAATGagacttaaaaattaaataacaataaaaaaaaacagaaaacatcAACTTATTATAAGTTTATATgcgcatatatatacatacatacatatagatcatatgtacatatgtatgtaccttctctttgatatttgaaattgcagatttttacaaaataaagaCATGTTTTTCGAAGGAAAGTTTTAGAAATAGTATTGTCGATCGACACGtatttatgtacaaacatacatagtacatatttccaaaaaaagttgGAAGGCTGAGTttgatatatacaagtacataaataaatttgaaaactgtgtttttggtCATTAACTTCAAATGATTTCTACGGCATTATATTACTCACCTTTATACCACCAACCAAATCATCGAAATCTAATGAAGTGGAATTAAAGCTTTGGGGAGTCgaatatgccataaatatttatttaacatttacaGATAAagcatatgtataataattcaCCGATTTTCAATATCGGAATTAGTAACTGTTGGAATATATTagagcaacaaacaacaaaaaatagtgATGATTTGCATAGCTACTATATGGATGTTACGAAATTGATGTTGCTTGCTGATTATTATTTCTCAATGGGCGGAACTAAAAAGATAACAGGTGAACAACTAATAACACTTAAAACTTGTAAGTGGCAAATACTACTTACCAACTCAACAAGATAAGTATAATAACTTTCATAAGgatgtataaatacataagtatatacttgtTATGATTAAAATCGTTAcacttaatattttataatcttaCGATTGTTACTGCAAATAAGTACTTATTACCGTTTATTAGCCGCAGTGAGATAATAATTAAATGCATAATTCTCAACTTGTTAGATAAAATATACCCGGCTGTTTTCTAACATCATTCAATTAATCACAGAAGTTCCGGCATGAAATtccttacttacatatgtatgtatgtatgtatgtacttgtatatacaaaGACTATTATCAAATTGCATTCAATAATTATTTctgcatgtatgtatactcaGTTGCTTGTTATcttggacatacatacatatgtacacaaatacatatacatacatatatatatacgagtatgcataATTTGTTGGATATGAGTTCAATCAATCCATTAACAATAAATGAGCATAGCCGCGAAACTTGCAGATGTTTCGCAGCTAATTGGCGAGTCGGCGCTAACCAGACCCTTATGAAGTATTAATAGCGATTTGATCGGTAATCATGACTCCTGACGTCGAGTGGTCGGTGTCTGCTCAAGCTATTTCTGCATATGAGCACGCacgaacgtatgtatgtacatatgtacaaacatttcTGTATGATAAGATAATCAGCTTTATAAATTTGTTCAGTTCATAAACGCCGATGTCAACATTGTTCAGCATATCAATGTAACTAATAAATGTTGTTCTTTTAACGCGATAAtttcacaaacaaatatatgtatatatttttaattagttcGTCAGCAATTGGTCCATTAGAACGATATATTCgtaatattttagtatatacacatacatacatacatataaacataatcaaattgtaaacattttacTTAAGCAACTTAAGGAAAACTACTTTATAagatactcgtatgtatgtacgtatgtatattaatattctcTGCTTATGAAATAATATTGaagaataagaaaattaaataaaataaatgacgaAAATAGCTCTCGAAATTCAGCCAACTTTTCAGAAATGgaggaacatacatacatgcatacacataggGTACATAGTGCCAAGTTATCTTGCATATTAACTGATATATACGGTCTAAAGTCATCTGGTTGAAGCatgtgaaatattattattatcagtaaaaatttctctttaaatttcattaagatgcTTCAAATATTGATCAATACATGAAGTATGCAGTATAATGGAGAAGCTTGAAATCTTTTAGGAACTTGGCACaaggacatacatatgttaccTGGAAAAAATGATTT
This portion of the Bactrocera dorsalis isolate Fly_Bdor unplaced genomic scaffold, ASM2337382v1 BdCtg029, whole genome shotgun sequence genome encodes:
- the LOC105229305 gene encoding uncharacterized protein LOC105229305 isoform X1; the encoded protein is MADKYVYKMSVPEIEDLKSVVQPHLAGGELQSYSTRYLTKPGDNYGSCMLAIAAKIKRPNGLIEELPLIAKLPPVTNDLYWQIFQPERTCITENKMYEIVVPEIHLLQLEAGLSQDKLFDGLPAYYGSRISLDPNATKVDRDAVLVQENLQLSGYRAGNRHKMFDYVHAKLVLEYMAQYHALPIALRIKKPELFARTIRPYFNRFNMNTTMGDEMKNEMRSELREDLQLATNNNEEAINEILERFQVYDKWLEQSEAVDGLYTSLVHCDLWINNIMFKYDDSDQPTQLKFVDFQIAQYESCAHDIIFFLFSSVDSAVLEDNFESFLKIYYDAFIHNLEEMQINTDDYSYEGFLNEVRRVGPIEIPHPIFMTKVILADNSTLPEDFKDLDMTILSKNRGLHTITKRMEDVLRLAKKFKMI
- the LOC105229305 gene encoding uncharacterized protein LOC105229305 isoform X2; this encodes MSVPEIEDLKSVVQPHLAGGELQSYSTRYLTKPGDNYGSCMLAIAAKIKRPNGLIEELPLIAKLPPVTNDLYWQIFQPERTCITENKMYEIVVPEIHLLQLEAGLSQDKLFDGLPAYYGSRISLDPNATKVDRDAVLVQENLQLSGYRAGNRHKMFDYVHAKLVLEYMAQYHALPIALRIKKPELFARTIRPYFNRFNMNTTMGDEMKNEMRSELREDLQLATNNNEEAINEILERFQVYDKWLEQSEAVDGLYTSLVHCDLWINNIMFKYDDSDQPTQLKFVDFQIAQYESCAHDIIFFLFSSVDSAVLEDNFESFLKIYYDAFIHNLEEMQINTDDYSYEGFLNEVRRVGPIEIPHPIFMTKVILADNSTLPEDFKDLDMTILSKNRGLHTITKRMEDVLRLAKKFKMI